A single genomic interval of Dromiciops gliroides isolate mDroGli1 chromosome 1, mDroGli1.pri, whole genome shotgun sequence harbors:
- the LMOD3 gene encoding leiomodin-3 produces the protein MSEHSKNSDQDEPLGEDIDEDEILANLSPEELRELQSEMEVMAPDPRLPVGMIQKDQTEKPPTGNFDHRSLVDYMYWQKASRRMLEEERSPVTFAPSQENIEETEKDDTNVSGALMTKLNKENEKNETKSNSTERIQETKDDDEEEEDDEGEEDEEDGGEDGDSSTKEDEEKKAREKQREENKNSLKLLTKLFAEARESPISLEKNENKISKLDPKKLALDTSFMKVSARPSGNQTNLDESLRRVRKNDPEMKELNLNNIENIPKEMLLDFVNAMKKNKHIKTFSLANVGADESVAFALANMLRENRSITTLNIESNFITGKGIVAIMRCLQFNETLTEFRFHNQRHMLGHHAEMEISRLLKANNTLLKMGYHFELPGPRMVVTNLLTRNLDRQRQKRQEEQKQQQIREQKKLIAMLENGLGLPPGMWEMLGGPMPDPRMHELLQAPQTSVSQMPPFGLNRRNEISKKPSQPEKYRTDPDSFKVVKLKRIQRKSRMPPEAQEPAEKTNLKDVIKTLKPVPRIRPPPLVEITPRDQLLNDIRHSNVAYLKPVQLPKELA, from the exons ATGTCTGAGCATAGCAAAAATTCTGATCAAGATGAACCTCTCGGGGAGGATATTGATGAAGATGAAATCCTGGCCAACTTGTCCCCCGAGGAACTCAGAGAACTGCAGTCTGAGATGGAAGTTATGGCTCCGGACCCCCGACTCCCTGTGGGAATGATTCAGAAAGATCAAACAGAAAAGCCCCCCACTGGCAACTTTGATCATCGCTCTCTTGTTGATTATATGTACTGGCAGAAGGCATCCAGGCGCATGCTGGAGGAGGAGAGATCCCCCGTCACCTTTGCGCCATCCCAG GAAAACAtcgaagaaacagaaaaggatgaTACAAATGTGTCGGGAGCTTTAATGACAAAACTCAATAAAGAAAACGAAAAGAATGAAACCAAGTCAAACAGCACGGAAAGAATTCAAGAAACAAAAGAcgatgatgaagaggaagaggatgatgaaggtgaggaagatgaagaagatggtGGAGAAGACGGTGACAGTAGCACCAAAgaggatgaggaaaagaaagccagggaaaaacagagagaggaaaataaaaacagcttAAAGTTGCTGACAAAGCTCTTTGCAGAGGCAAGAGAGAGCCCTATTtccctagaaaaaaatgaaaacaaaatctcAAAACTGGATCCCAAGAAACTGGCCCTGGATACCAGTTTTATGAAAGTGAGCGCCAGACCTTCAGGAAACCAGACAAATCTTGATGAAAGCTTGAGGCGAGTGCGGAAAAATGATCCAGAAATGAAAGAACTCAACTTGAATAACATTGAAAACATACCCAAAGAAATGCTCTTGGACTTTGTTAATGccatgaagaaaaacaaacacatcaAGACATTTAGCTTAGCCAACGTGGGTGCGGACGAAAGCGTGGCGTTCGCCTTGGCCAACATGCTACGTGAAAATCGAAGCATCACTACCCTCAACATCGAGTCCAATTTCATCACTGGGAAAGGCATTGTTGCTATCATGAGGTGTCTCCAATTCAATGAAACATTAACAGAGTTCCGTTTTCACAACCAAAGACACATGCTGGGCCACCACGCAGAAATGGAAATATCAAGGCTCCTGAAAGCCAACAACACACTCCTTAAGATGGGCTACCATTTTGAGCTTCCCGGTCCTAGGATGGTGGTCACCAATTTGCTTACCAGAAATCTGGATAGACAGAGGCAGAAAAGACAAGAGGAACAAAAGCAGCAGCAAATTCGAGAGCAGAAGAAGTTAATAGCCATGTTAGAGAACGGGCTAGGGTTGCCTCCTGGGATGTGGGAGATGCTAGGAGGTCCAATGCCAGATCCAAGGATGCATGAATTATTGCAGGCTCCTCAGACGTCTGTCTCCCAAATGCCTCCCTTTGGCCTCAATCGGAGAAATGAAATCAGCAAGAAGCCTAGCCAGCCTGAGAAATATAGAACCGACCCGGACTCATTTAAAGTGGTAAAACTGAAGAGAATCCAACGCAAATCTCGAATGCCTCCGGAAGCCCAAGAGCCGGCTGAGAAAACCAACCTCAAAGATGTCATCAAAACCCTCAAGCCTGTGCCTAGAATTAGGCCTCCACCTCTAGTGGAAATCACACCCCGAGACCAGCTACTGAACGACATCCGGCACAGTAATGTCGCCTATCTCAAACCC